CTACCGAAAAAATGTATATCATTAAAATTGCGGTCAGGAAGACGGGGATAGAAACTCCCAGAGTCGACCCTCCCATGATAATTCGTGAGAATATCGATCGCGGATTAATCGCAGAATATATCCCTAAAGGTATCGAGAAAAATACGATAATGAGCGCGGCACAAAACACAAGCTCAAGGGTTGCAGGCGCTTTGCTGAGAATGACCTTAAGGGCAGATTTTTTGTAGAAAAAGGATCTGCCGATATCGCCATGCATAGCACCTTTTATGAATCTACCGAACTGAACCAGAAAAGGATCATTCAGGCCAAGCTCGTTTCGTAGTTTAGTCCGTTCTTCTACCGAGACAGAAACTCCGGTGATTTCCCTGATAGGGTCTCCGAAGCTCTGCTTAATGGCAAAACCAATAAAACCGATAACCACCATAACTATGATCGCTTGCGCGATTCTTCGTACTATAAAAGCAAACATATGCACTTCATTTCAAAGGGGAACCCCAGTTGGGATTCCCCTTTGTTATTTGTATTAGGTTAAGAAGATCAGTTACTTGATGACAAGATTGCCGAAGTAAGGGAAGTTCTGAACGTTGACGATATCATCAGTGTTCATGTTGTTCTTGCTGGCCCATGAAAGGTTCTGCCAGTGTAAAGGAACAAATGCTGCGTCGTCGTAAAGTGCTTTTTCTATTTTCTGAAGAAGAGCACTACGTTTTGCAGTGTCTGTTTCAGTCTGAGTCTGGATAGTCATAGCGTCAACTTCTGGGTTGCAGTATTGACCGCTGTTGTACTGACCGTAGCCTGTTTCAGTGTTCGGGCACATGAGAAGGAATTCTGTGTAGTTAGCAGAATCTTCAGTATCAGGATGCCAGCCGATCATCTGAATGTCAGCAACGCGTGCATCAAATTGATCCCAGTACTGTGCTTTTGGCATAGTCTTGAGGCTTACTTTGATACCGATTTTACCGAGCATGGAAACAAATGCTTCCGCGATCTTTTCGTCGTTAACGTAGCGGTTGTTTGGTGCGATCATAGTACACGCAAAACCGTCTGCGTAGCCAGCTTCTTTCATGAGCTGTTTTGCTTTTTCAAGGTCGTAGCGAGGAGTAAGAGCTGAATTGTAGCTAGCGAATTCTTTTGGACCCTGCTGAGCTGCAACTGTTGCAAAACCTTTCATTACTTTTTCTACGATACCAGTGTTGTCTGTTGCGTAGATGATAGCCTGACGGACTTTAAGATTCTTGAAAGGCTCAAAACGTTTTGAATTAAGCTGGAAGGTGATGACGCGTGATCCGGACATTGTGACAAGCTCAAGTCCTTCGGTGGATTCAATGCGCTTAAGATCCTGAGGAGGAACAGGCATAATGAAATCAACATCGCCAGAAAGAAGGGCGGCTACGCGAGTTGCGTCATTCTTAATAGGAGTAAGGATGATTGTTTCAACGTTACCTTCTTTAGCCCAGTACTGTGGGAAAGCTTTGAATACAGTGCGAACACCTTGTTCACGCTCAGCAACGATGTATTTACCTGTGCCGGATTCGTTGATGTTTGCGAAGGAAGGTCCAGTCTTAACGATAGCATCCTTGGCCTGTCCGCTTTCGTCTTTACCTGTGTAGAATTTGCTATCCATTGGAAAGATGTAAGTAGCCATGTTCAGGAGGAGTCCGTAAGGCTTCTTGGTGATTACGTCGACAGTGTGTGCGTCAACAACTTTAGCTTCTGCGAAAGGCTCGAAAAGACCTTTGAAGTCAGGGCTAACTTTGAGGCGGTTAATTGACCATACAACGTCTTCCGCTGTAAATGGGTTTCCACTATGGAAGGTTACACCTTTACGAAGATGAAAACGCATGGTGGTGTCATTGATGTGTTCCCATGATTCCGCAAGGCGAGGCTCGAAAGAACCGTCTTTTGCCCAGCGCACGAGTGGATCAAATACCATGTGTGCGTACTGTATCATACCACCGGAAAGCTGTACCTGAGGGTCAAGAGATACTGGGTCAGCATCCATTGCCAGTTTCAGGACTTTTCCTGCATCTGTAGTTTCTTCTTTTTTTTCTGAGCTACAGCCGACTAGGCCGAGGGCCAGAATGACCACAAGAGATAGAAATACTAATGAACGTTTCATCCTCACACTCCTTGAAAGGTAAAAACTGTAATAAAAAATCAGACATCCTTTAAACAAATGACGCTCTAAAAAAGGTCATATCTCTAAACATGAAAATTAAAAAACCCATTCTGCCCACTGCTTCCCCTTGCCGTGCGCATCTCTTAGTATTACACTCGATTTAACATTTATTCAAATCTTTAACTTATTGAAATGACTTATGAAAAATATTATGTTGTTTGAAATTGTCGATTTCTTGAAAAAACGTCAACATTTGTTGCATTTCGGCAAAAAATACAGGGCTGCACACCTTATTACGTATATACTGATTATGGTCAGCTTTTCAGGTTGTGCTGCTTTAAATCCATTCGCAGATTCTATTCCTGAGTACGATCTTGATGGTACACATGAAATGGAGTTGGTAATGATGCCCGGAGATTCTGTAGCATTTGATATGCGAAACCCAGGATCGGGAGGATATCTTTTTGATGGAGTTACTTTTGATCCGAAGCTTGTGAGTCTTGAAAAGTATAATATTTTGAAAGCTGATTCCGGTAGGCTTGGTGATTTTGGGCGCTGGCGGTTTGAGTTTAAGCTTCTTAAAATTGGTGAAGCAGTGGTCATTATCAATATAAAGAGAGCAAATGAGGATCAGCGAGATTCTTATAAAATCGTGACCTTAAGCATAACAGAGGAAGGGGAACCCTTTTTCGAGTGGTAGTTGTAGGTTTTTGTGAATAAAAAAAGGCGGAATTTCGTATACGAAATTCCGCCTTTTAACGTTTGTTCTTATTAATACTTATTCAAATCTTTGATCCAATTTCATTAAAGAGTAGTCTAGCAGGGTACTCTTTGGACATATTACCGCGAGCATTTTAGTTGGGCTCAGGTAAAGGTTGGTCCAGTCAAAATGGATAATGACTTTGTTTGGTGCCACTTCTTCATAGCTTTGCACAGTAGGACGAATGTCTTTGTCTTTGAATCCTTTTTTCGTCTTGTGCTTAATTACATATTCTTCTGATTCCAGAAAATTACGAAGTTCAGCCATTCTTGCCGCTACAGCTTCATCATCGCCATTAAAAGTGATGGCGAAATCTTCGATTTGCGGCTGGGGTTGCTTGCGTGAAAGTGTAAGTGTGTCCGCTCTGGTCATGAGAATACCTATTGGCATTTGCTCATTTAGTCTTTCAACTACTTCTTCTGAAGTGAGTTCCGTGCGGTACATTACGTTCATCCATTCAGCCTGACTTTCTACGGCCACCGGCAGTGCTCGTCCAAAGGATATCAGCGGCATGGGGTGGAACCCTTGAGAGAATGTCAGTGGAAGTTTTGCTCTGCGCATTGCTCTTTCGAAAACAGGGGCAAGGTCTAGCTGGCTTAAGTAAGCTGTTGTTCCTGTTTTTGTGTACCAGATGCGGAAATGGCTGCCCTTGATTCCAAGGTCTGGCTTTTCTTCCTGAACAAATGGTGGAACTTCGCCAGTCTGGTCTCTTTCGGTGAAGACCATCTTCGGGCGGATATCACTTTCAATAGCCTGATCCTTAAGAAGCGACTTGCGCCCGTCAAATTCGCAGACTCCGCAACTGTTGCATTCTGCGTAACGACAGTCATCGGTCATCTTTTCTTTGAAACTGCGATTCCTTTCTGTCAGCAGGTATTTTTTGCTGACACCGCTTGAAATATGATCCCACGGAAGTCTTTGATCTACATCGCGCGCTGCGAGATAATCTTCCGGAGATAAGCCTTCTTCTTTCATTGCTTCAAGGAACTCTGGCAGACTCATATGGTCTTTCCAGCTTGTGAATATGGCTCCGCGTTCGTATGCCTTCTGCACAACTGGGCCTAGTTTGCGGTCCCCGCGTGAGAAAATACCTTCAAGGAAGCTCATACGCGGAATGTGAAATTTTAGTTTGATGCGCTTATATTTGCTGAACTTTTCGCGCAGGTAATCAAGTTTCTCATTAATTTCATCAAGGGAGCTTTGGCGTTCCCACTGGAATGGTGTGTGCGGTTTAGGCACGAAAGGAGAAATTGCAGCGGAGATCTGCATGACTTTGACATGCGGTCCTCCGATGTCGCGAACCTTGACGCAAAGGTCGAGGATTGCATCCAGATCTTCAAATGTTTCCGTGGGCAAACCGATCATGAAATATAGTTTGATGCTCTGCCAGCCATTTTCGAATAGCATTTGCGAATGATCAAGCAACTGCTGTTCGGATATCCCTTTATTGATTACATCACGCAGTCTCTGGCTTCCGGCTTCAGGAGCCAGCGTTGCGCCGGTACGTCTGATGGTTGCAATGCGCTCCATGATAGGAGCGGAAAGTGATCCAACGCGCAGGGAGGGCAGTGAAATTGAAATCTGTTCAGCCGCACAGTGGTCAAAACTTTTTGCAAAAAGAGTATCGAGGGCAGAATAGTCGCCAGTACTGAGTGAGAGATATGAAGTCTCTTCGTAACCTGTTTTATCAAGGCCTTTCATCAATGTATTGGTCAACGTTTTAGGAGTACGTTCTCGAACCGGACGGTAGATTACACCAGCCTGACAGAAACGGCACCCTCTGGTGCAACCTCTGGCAATTTCAAGAGTGAGCCTGTCGTGGATGGCTTTACCATATGGAAGAACCTGATTCTCAGGGAAATCTATAGGATTTAGGTCGTCGACAATGGCTTTTTCAACAGAAAAATCACCTGGATTTTCGGGATCGAAAAATGAAGGGATGTAGATGCCTGCGAGTTTCGAGAGAGCCGTAAGTTTATCAGCTCTTCCCAGTCCCTTTTCTTTACAGTCGGCAATTGTTTCAAGAACACGCAGAATTGATTCTTCTCCGTCACCAATCATCATGACATCTAAAAAGTCTGCCATTGGCTCCGCATTGAAACAAGCGCCTCCACCAGCAATAATAAGCGGGTGATCTTCAGTCCTGTCGGCTGCCTTAAGTGGAATTCCCGAAAGGTCTAACATGTAGAGCACGTTAGTATAGCACAGCTCATGCGTCAGGCTAATTCCTAGGGCGTCAAGATCTTTGACAGGGGTGTCGCTCTCAAGGGTTGCCAGCAATTCATCATGCTCGCGCATTATTCCTGCTGTTTCCTGACAAGGAACATAGGCGCGTTCAGCGTAGAAATCAGGATTGTTGTTCACGATTTCGTAGAGAATTTTTTGTCCAAGGTAAGACATCCCAATTTCGTATAGATCTGGAAAACCGAGAGCTATATGAACTTTGACAGAAGCCAAGTCCTTGTGAACGGTTCCCCATTCGGAACCAAGATAACGTGTAGGACGGGGCAGGAGGGGGAGTAGCTTTTTCAAGTGTATTACCTGTGAAAAAAAGATTTAACTGCGATATTGCCGGAAATATTGAGCCGGAAATTTAAACTGGAAAATATACGAATAGAAATCGGGGAGTCTTGTTTAAGACTCCCCGTACTAATTATTTCTTGAGAAGCTCTGAGATATCGGAAACGTTTCCGCCGCCCATTCCGCCACCTAGGCTTCCGCCAAGTCCGCCGGAGGAAAGAGTAAGCTTGCTGGAAGCTTCAAGGTACTTAGTAGATACATCTTCAGGGCAATTTTTGTATTCATACATAATGTGCTTGCCGTCGAGTTCTCCTTCGATTTCGTTGTCGAAGGGGTAGCCGAAAGGTAGAATCATCATTTGTACACCCTGTTCGGCAGGAACAGTCTGAAGTACAGCAGGATCAGAGATGATATTTTTTTCAGCATCCCATTTACCTATAACCATTTCGCCATTAACCAGTTTGAAAAGCTTTACATTATAGCCCACTAGAACTCTCCTTGAAATTAAGTGCCATTATAAAAAAAGACCGGAAGATGAAAAGTCCGTTCCGGCTTCAAAATTGCGCATTGCAGTAACAAGAGAGAATTAGTGATTGACCTGTGACCTGTCAAGCATATCTACCTTAAAAGGGAAGAGTTGTTTTACTTAATTTAAATAGAAGATCCCTGCCTATGTGTGTCATAGACAGGGATTTTTAAAGAAACGGTCAACGGGGTCATTTCATGACCGCTTAGTTTTAATGGCTATTAGCGTATTCTGGCTGTCCGGAAAGTTCTTTTTTTGGGGCTTTTACAAGTGAGATAGCAATGGATCCCAATATACAGCAAGCTCCGCAGATGGTGAATGCCATAGGGAAGTTTCCTAGATCGCCAAGCTGTCCACCTAACATTGGGCCGAATATTCCGCCTACTCCGTAAGCTAAGAATACGTATGGGTAGTTCTGTCCAACATTTTTTGTCCCGAACGTATCCGCTGTCATGGTCGGGAAGAGAGCAAAGTTGCCACCGAAGTTAAAGCCGATAATTGTTGCTCCAATGTACAATAAGTATTCATTTCCGGCCATGCTTGTGAAAGCAAGCAGTGTTACACCCTGAATTGTCGTCATCATAAAAATTGACATTTTACGTCCAATTTTATCGCTTGCGATCCCCCATGCAATTCTTCCTATTCCGTTTGCAAGGCTAAAGAAAACAGCCATCGCGGTTCCAGATATTGCACTTGATTCTGCTGCTGAAAGTCCCTGTGCTTGAAGTGCTTCCATCGGGTAAAGTTTCATAAGTCCAATGGACATAAGGCCTGCAGCAGCACTAACCGTAAAAGTTAAAAATATAAGAATAAACTGTGGTGTTTTAAGCATTTCTCTAAATGAGAAATCAACTTCTTTTTTAGCAGTTTTACCGGAGGATGTTACTTCTGGGTTGTATCCTTCAGGCAACCAGCCTTCGGGCGGGAAAACCATCCATGTTCCGCCCAGTGCGATCATCGCGAAAAAGAGAACTCCATAGATTGAAAAGGTCATGGAAAGGCCAAAATCGTTTATGAGATTCCCCCATGCTCCAGCGAGTTTTACCCATGCCATTGCACCAAATCCGAAACCCGCAACAGCAAAGCCGGTGATGAATCCTTTTCTATCCGGGAACCAGCGCATACCAACTGCGATAGGTACAGCATAGCCGAATCCGATGCCTGCGCCTCCGATAACTCCGATAAAGAGACAAAGAGCCGGGAAGCTGGTGCCGCCGAACATTCCTGCAAGAGCGTAACCTGCGCCGAGAACAATCCCACTCAGCATTGCGAGTTTTTTAGGACCCCAAACAGCCATTTTTTTACCTGCCCAAACCATGGAGAGGGCAAAAGTTACAAGGCCGATGGAGAAAACAGCCTGAGTCTGAATCTTAGTCCATCCGTCTTGAATAAGAGAGGGAGTAAATACAGACCATGCATAGATTGCTCCGAGAGCCAGTTGAATAAGAATAGCTCCCAGTACTGCAAACCATCTGTTCATTATTTTTTGTTCACTCATTTGTCCTGCCCCCAGTGTTGAGATTGAAAAAAAGCCCTTTCTGCTGTTTTAATTGTGTGCGCTCACTTCTGCGGGTGACCGCCTCTTCCATTTATGAATTAAAACACAGACTAATTTTCAGTGCATTCCATTTTCGGTGAACGGCATGAAAAATAACGAAAAAGTAGTTTTAACCTAGTTTTTACCGCCTATCGCTGGATTTTTGCCGCTGGCAGGGAGGATTATTTCAAAATCATCTCACTATATGTCTGACGCCAGCCTTTTGGGTGAACGTTTACTCCAGGTTTCAAATAACCGACAGCTATAAGCATAGGAATCCAATAATTGTCGGGGATATTAAACTCTTTTTTCACGCCGTCATGATCGAAACCATCCATAGGATGGGTCTCAAGACCTTGCGCCGATGCTGAATACATTAGTGACATAGCGAATAAGCCTGCATTCTTATTGGCAAAAGCTTGTGACGCCTCACTATCTCTTCCGTAAAGTCCTGTGGTTGCACCTAAAAACCAGTCGCGCTGTTCGGGCTGCATTTTTCCAGATTCAAGATTGTCTTTAAAAACACTTTCTAGTGAACTACTTCCTTCTTTCCAACCATCACGGTCGGCTAGAACAATTAGTATAACTGGTGCTTCGGTGACTTTTGGCTGATCGAAGGCAAGCTTTTGAAGCACAGCTTTTTGTTTATTGTCGCGAAGTATCTTCAACTTCCATGGCTGGAGATTGTAGCTGGAAGGCGCTTTTGCTCCGTTTTCAATAACGGTTTTTAAAAGAGCTTCGTCGACATCGCGTTCTGTATCGAAATAATTAACAGCTCTTCTTTTGGTCAGAGTATCGTTGAAATCCATATTATTTCCCCCTTGATATACCTTGTTTCACAAATGTCCCTTCCTCATACTCACGGAATGCAAGATCAAGATCTTCCTTGGTGTGCATGACAATTGGGCCGCGCCAGAAAATTGGTTCATTTAAAGGTTTGCCGGTCATAAGTAGGAAACGTATTCCGCCTTCACCTGCGGTTACCGCAAATTCATCTCCTTTTTCGAACAATACGAGGGAGCGGTTTTTTACCAAAGTTCCGTTCACAGTTCCATCTCCATCAATAATATATATGAAGGCGGTATATTCTTTATTGATAGGGTGAACAAATTCCAGTCCTGCGGGAACAATACAATCAAAGTATTGCGGGTTGATGGCAATGTTTCTTGCCGGGCCACTTATGCCGTCTATTTCTCCTGCAATTACTTTGATAACGGTTCCATTTTCGCGCACAACTTCAGGTATTTCATCCTTCGTTATTTCACGGTAATATGGATCAATCATTTTATGGGAAGCAGGCAGGTTTGCCCATAATTGAAAGCCGAGCATTGCCCCGTTTTCATCTCCTTTGGGCATTTCCTGATGAACAATACCACTTCCGGCAGTCATCCACTGAACACACCCAGCTGAAATAGTGCCCTCATTTCCAAGGCTGTCATCATGTTCTACATCACCACTATGTATATATGTGATGGTTTCGATGCCGCGATGGGGATGCCATGTAAATCCTTTGAGATAATCTGCTGGATTGTGTGAACGAAAATCGTCCAGCATCAGGAATGGATCGAAAAGTGATGCTTCAAAGTATCCGAAGGCGCGGTGGAGCTTTACTCCGGCACCTTCGGTTACAGGTTCACCCTTAAATATTTGTTGAATTTCGCGTCGCACATAAGCTCCTTTATTCTGGAATTCTGTTCTTCCGAAAGGGAGAATGGCTTGAGGATATCAGTAAGATGCGACTTTGTAAGCAGGAATATAATGTAGGTAGCGTTAAATTTGTCATTGGACATAAGAAAGCCGGGGTTCAGAATGCTATTGTTGCCACCTTCCAATAGTCAAAAGCATCTGAACACCCGGCCTGATCCGGACTAAATTACCTTAATATTAAGGTTTCATGATTTCATCGTAACCTTCGATAAGAGTCGTCACAACTGACGGATCTGCGAGGGTTGAGGTGTCACCGAGATTAGCGGTGTCGCCTTCAACAATCTTACGAAGGATACGGCGCATGATTTTACCACTTCTGGTTTTAGGCAGAGATGGGGAGAACTGGATAACTTCCGGAGAAGCCAGAGGTCCAATTTCCTTACGAACATGCATGCGCAGTTCTTTGGTCATATCATCATCTTCGTCAAACTCTGCTTTAAGAGTTACGTAAGCGTAAATTGTCTGTCCTTTAACTTCATGAGGCATACCAACTACGGCTGCTTCAGAAACTTTAGGATGTGAAACTAGAGCTGATTCGATTTCAGCTGTTCCGAGTCTGTGGCCGGATACGTTGATAACGTCATCTACGCGGCCCATGATCCAGTAGTAACCGTCTTCGTCCACGCGAGCTCCGTCACCGGATTCGTAAACGCCCGGGAAGCCCTGGAAGTACTGTTGTTTAAATCTTTCCTGATTACCCCAAACGCCGCGAAGCATCCCAGGCCAAGGTTTATTGATAACGAGGAATCCACCTTCGTTCGGACCGACTTCTTTGCCGTGTCTGTCAACAATCGATGCATCGATGCCGGGCAGAGGGAGTGTTGCGGAGCCTGGCTTAGTCGGCGTTGCGTAAGGCAGAGGAGCAAGAACGTGACCACCTGTTTCAGTCTGCCACCATGTGTCAACGATCGGGATATCTTTATCACCGATTTTATCGTGGTACCACATCCATGCTTCGGGGTTGATAGGTTCACCAACTGTTCCGAGAACACGCAGGCTGGAGAGGTCATATTTTTCAGCCCACTGGTCGCCTTCACGCATTAGAGCACGAATGGCAGTAGGAGCTGTGTAGAAAACATTAACTCTGAATTTTTCACAAACCTGCCAGAATCTAGCTGGATCTGGATAGGTCGGAACGGATTCGAACATGATGCTGGTCGCACCGAGAGCGAGTGGTCCGTATACGATGTATGAATGTCCTGTTACCCAGCCAATATCAGCGGTACACCAGTGAACGTCATCATCTTTAAGATCGAAAACCCATTGGCAGGTATGAGCTGCGTAGGTCATGTAACCACCTGTTGTGTGGAAAACACCTTTAGGTTTGCCAGTACTACCGGAAGTGTAGAGAATGAAAAGAGGATCTTCAGAATCCATGAGCTCGTAAGGGCAGTCGTTGGAAATTTCCGGGTCGGACATTAGGTCGCCCCAGAATCTGTCTCTACCTTCAACCATTTCAACTTCGTTGCCAGCTCTTGGAACAACAACACATTGTTCAACTGTTGGACATTCTTTGAGTGCTTCGTCGGAGTTTGGCTTCAAAGGAATAACTCTGCCGCCGCGAAGTACGCCGTCGCCTGTGATGTGAACCTTAACTTCACAGTCATTGATGCGGTCGCGAAGACTGTTGGAGCTGAATCCTGCAAAAATAATAGTGTGCGGTGCACCGATACGGGTACATGCAAGCATTGCGATAGCAAGTTCAGGAATCATTGGAAGGTAGATAGAAACGCGGTCGCCTTTTTCTACGCCCATTTTTTTAAGAACATTTGCAAATCGGCAAACTTCACGGTGAAGCATGTCGTAAGTGTAAACTTTAACTTCATCGTCCTGCTCGCCCTGCCAGATAAGTGCAGCTTTGTTGCGGCGACCATTTTCAATATGACGATCTAAGCAGTTTGCAGAAGCATTCAGCTTTCCGCCCTTGAACCAGTTAATTTCTGGTTTGTCGAAATCGTATTCTAGAACTGTGTCCCATTTTTTGTCCCATGTGATGAGCTCTTCTGCGCGTTCGGCCCAGAATCCATCCATATCATTAATAGAACGGTCATAAATGGCTTTGTATTCTTCAAGACTTTTCACGCACGCTGTAGGTACGTTGGTGGGAGGATTAAAAAGTCTTTTTTCGGTAGAAAGGCTTTCAATTTTGTTCTCTTTAGTCATTTGGTGAAACCTCCTGAGAGTTAATAGGTGCCTGATTGTGCAGAAAAGGGTTATCCGGTTTGTAACCCCACAAATGGTTTTTCTGACCGGATGAGCTAGTTATATACACTTTTCACTTTTGATGCACATGGTTTTCGATAAACGGTAGGATAAAAGCGTGGACGGAACTAACTGCCGTTTGGCGGTGTTAATTACCCGTTAAACTGAAAAAGCTACCGTTTGCAGCATCTTGTTCCTATTGCCCGAGCTTGTATACTGATGTTACCAAGGTATATTCTCTTAAAAAGATTAAAGAAAGGAAGCTCCACGTGATGAAAGCACTTGTTATAAATCTTACTCGTTTCGGAGATTTGCTCCAGACTCAGCCCGTTATTTCCGGGCTTAAGCTTGCCGGATATGAACCAAGTATAATGTGTCTTGATAATTTTTCCGGAACAACGGCTCTTATGCGCGATGTCGCAAGCACTATTGCCATGCCCGGAGCTTCTCTCCTTGCCGCGCTTGATCGTGATTGGCGCGAGGCCTTGTTGTTATTTGAATCTTTCTGCGCTGAGATTGAAGAGCAAATAGATCCAGACCTGATCATTAATCTAACGCCGTCTCTTCCGGCCCGTTTGCTAGCAATGCGCTTGACCCGCAATGGTAATAAGGTCCGCGAACTTCGCGGTTTTGCCGTGGATAATTTTGGATTCAATGCCGACACCTCACCTTGGGCCGGCTTTCTACAAGTTGCGTCTGCCAATAGAGGGGCCAGCCCTTTTAATGTAGTTGATCTATTTAATAGAGTCGCAGGGCTTGGTGACACTGTACCGTTTAAGCTTGCGGAACCATCT
This is a stretch of genomic DNA from Maridesulfovibrio frigidus DSM 17176. It encodes these proteins:
- a CDS encoding L-lactate MFS transporter gives rise to the protein MSEQKIMNRWFAVLGAILIQLALGAIYAWSVFTPSLIQDGWTKIQTQAVFSIGLVTFALSMVWAGKKMAVWGPKKLAMLSGIVLGAGYALAGMFGGTSFPALCLFIGVIGGAGIGFGYAVPIAVGMRWFPDRKGFITGFAVAGFGFGAMAWVKLAGAWGNLINDFGLSMTFSIYGVLFFAMIALGGTWMVFPPEGWLPEGYNPEVTSSGKTAKKEVDFSFREMLKTPQFILIFLTFTVSAAAGLMSIGLMKLYPMEALQAQGLSAAESSAISGTAMAVFFSLANGIGRIAWGIASDKIGRKMSIFMMTTIQGVTLLAFTSMAGNEYLLYIGATIIGFNFGGNFALFPTMTADTFGTKNVGQNYPYVFLAYGVGGIFGPMLGGQLGDLGNFPMAFTICGACCILGSIAISLVKAPKKELSGQPEYANSH
- the acs gene encoding acetate--CoA ligase, producing MTKENKIESLSTEKRLFNPPTNVPTACVKSLEEYKAIYDRSINDMDGFWAERAEELITWDKKWDTVLEYDFDKPEINWFKGGKLNASANCLDRHIENGRRNKAALIWQGEQDDEVKVYTYDMLHREVCRFANVLKKMGVEKGDRVSIYLPMIPELAIAMLACTRIGAPHTIIFAGFSSNSLRDRINDCEVKVHITGDGVLRGGRVIPLKPNSDEALKECPTVEQCVVVPRAGNEVEMVEGRDRFWGDLMSDPEISNDCPYELMDSEDPLFILYTSGSTGKPKGVFHTTGGYMTYAAHTCQWVFDLKDDDVHWCTADIGWVTGHSYIVYGPLALGATSIMFESVPTYPDPARFWQVCEKFRVNVFYTAPTAIRALMREGDQWAEKYDLSSLRVLGTVGEPINPEAWMWYHDKIGDKDIPIVDTWWQTETGGHVLAPLPYATPTKPGSATLPLPGIDASIVDRHGKEVGPNEGGFLVINKPWPGMLRGVWGNQERFKQQYFQGFPGVYESGDGARVDEDGYYWIMGRVDDVINVSGHRLGTAEIESALVSHPKVSEAAVVGMPHEVKGQTIYAYVTLKAEFDEDDDMTKELRMHVRKEIGPLASPEVIQFSPSLPKTRSGKIMRRILRKIVEGDTANLGDTSTLADPSVVTTLIEGYDEIMKP
- a CDS encoding pirin family protein, with translation MRREIQQIFKGEPVTEGAGVKLHRAFGYFEASLFDPFLMLDDFRSHNPADYLKGFTWHPHRGIETITYIHSGDVEHDDSLGNEGTISAGCVQWMTAGSGIVHQEMPKGDENGAMLGFQLWANLPASHKMIDPYYREITKDEIPEVVRENGTVIKVIAGEIDGISGPARNIAINPQYFDCIVPAGLEFVHPINKEYTAFIYIIDGDGTVNGTLVKNRSLVLFEKGDEFAVTAGEGGIRFLLMTGKPLNEPIFWRGPIVMHTKEDLDLAFREYEEGTFVKQGISRGK
- a CDS encoding nitroreductase family protein, whose amino-acid sequence is MDFNDTLTKRRAVNYFDTERDVDEALLKTVIENGAKAPSSYNLQPWKLKILRDNKQKAVLQKLAFDQPKVTEAPVILIVLADRDGWKEGSSSLESVFKDNLESGKMQPEQRDWFLGATTGLYGRDSEASQAFANKNAGLFAMSLMYSASAQGLETHPMDGFDHDGVKKEFNIPDNYWIPMLIAVGYLKPGVNVHPKGWRQTYSEMILK
- a CDS encoding TIGR03960 family B12-binding radical SAM protein, whose amino-acid sequence is MKKLLPLLPRPTRYLGSEWGTVHKDLASVKVHIALGFPDLYEIGMSYLGQKILYEIVNNNPDFYAERAYVPCQETAGIMREHDELLATLESDTPVKDLDALGISLTHELCYTNVLYMLDLSGIPLKAADRTEDHPLIIAGGGACFNAEPMADFLDVMMIGDGEESILRVLETIADCKEKGLGRADKLTALSKLAGIYIPSFFDPENPGDFSVEKAIVDDLNPIDFPENQVLPYGKAIHDRLTLEIARGCTRGCRFCQAGVIYRPVRERTPKTLTNTLMKGLDKTGYEETSYLSLSTGDYSALDTLFAKSFDHCAAEQISISLPSLRVGSLSAPIMERIATIRRTGATLAPEAGSQRLRDVINKGISEQQLLDHSQMLFENGWQSIKLYFMIGLPTETFEDLDAILDLCVKVRDIGGPHVKVMQISAAISPFVPKPHTPFQWERQSSLDEINEKLDYLREKFSKYKRIKLKFHIPRMSFLEGIFSRGDRKLGPVVQKAYERGAIFTSWKDHMSLPEFLEAMKEEGLSPEDYLAARDVDQRLPWDHISSGVSKKYLLTERNRSFKEKMTDDCRYAECNSCGVCEFDGRKSLLKDQAIESDIRPKMVFTERDQTGEVPPFVQEEKPDLGIKGSHFRIWYTKTGTTAYLSQLDLAPVFERAMRRAKLPLTFSQGFHPMPLISFGRALPVAVESQAEWMNVMYRTELTSEEVVERLNEQMPIGILMTRADTLTLSRKQPQPQIEDFAITFNGDDEAVAARMAELRNFLESEEYVIKHKTKKGFKDKDIRPTVQSYEEVAPNKVIIHFDWTNLYLSPTKMLAVICPKSTLLDYSLMKLDQRFE
- a CDS encoding ABC transporter substrate-binding protein, which codes for MKRSLVFLSLVVILALGLVGCSSEKKEETTDAGKVLKLAMDADPVSLDPQVQLSGGMIQYAHMVFDPLVRWAKDGSFEPRLAESWEHINDTTMRFHLRKGVTFHSGNPFTAEDVVWSINRLKVSPDFKGLFEPFAEAKVVDAHTVDVITKKPYGLLLNMATYIFPMDSKFYTGKDESGQAKDAIVKTGPSFANINESGTGKYIVAEREQGVRTVFKAFPQYWAKEGNVETIILTPIKNDATRVAALLSGDVDFIMPVPPQDLKRIESTEGLELVTMSGSRVITFQLNSKRFEPFKNLKVRQAIIYATDNTGIVEKVMKGFATVAAQQGPKEFASYNSALTPRYDLEKAKQLMKEAGYADGFACTMIAPNNRYVNDEKIAEAFVSMLGKIGIKVSLKTMPKAQYWDQFDARVADIQMIGWHPDTEDSANYTEFLLMCPNTETGYGQYNSGQYCNPEVDAMTIQTQTETDTAKRSALLQKIEKALYDDAAFVPLHWQNLSWASKNNMNTDDIVNVQNFPYFGNLVIK